The region CTGGACAACATGTGGGTGGTGTACCTACCCATGTTCATCACGGCATACATATTTTCACGATGGCTGGACAGCCGCTTCAACCAGGGATGACTCAAGAGCAGGTTCAACCACTGAAGGAGAAGGAAAAAGAGGAATGGCGACAATTCCTGCTTGAGCAGCTGATCAATTTTCTGGAACAGAACCGAGACAGCATCCTCTCGAATTACGAAAGCATCAACACGGGACAACTCAGCCGTGAGGCTATCGAAGCCCACGGACTGCTTGATTTCGACCTATCCATCACCCTCCACCAGGACAAAAAGCAAAGTTTTGGCTTGGGCTCAGGTTTCTTCAAGGCCAATCTGATCCGCTGAAATCAGCCGCTTGTTATCAAGTTGTGAACACCAATTGACGCATCGCGATCTCTTCCTAGCGTTCAAGCAATCGCAGATTGATCATGCGGGAACAGATTCTGGATGAGCTAATTCAGATGGACACCTGGGACTGGTGGAAATCTCTCATCTATGAGCTAAGAGAGCGCAAGGATTACGCCGAGGCGGAGGCTGTCTTCAACGAATTCAAATTGAATGACAGGCGTTAAGGGCTGCTGCTGGTTTGTTGCGTTAGCAACAGGCGTCATGGCAACACCGAGCCATGCATTAACGGAATGTGAGTTTATACAGCGAACAATGAACAAATTAGGATCACGGATGTCAATCCTTCGCATGACAATCGCAACATCTGACAATCAAATTGCTCAAGAGGAAGCCAGCAACCAATTGCTTAGCGACACAGACGATTACAGATTGGCCAAAAAGCAATATGAGCCCTCAGATTGCGGGCCTGATCGCTGGAGCCGCGATTAACAAGCCGCCAATGGATCATGCAACGGTCATGACCAAGCTGTTAACTAGATTCTATATCATGAATGATCATCGTTACATATGCCTTTTCAGGTTGAACAGCCTCAACCAGTTCGTATTCTTTTGACGGGATCTCCAACTGAGGCATGCTCTCATGAGTGACGTTCAACGAGTTCACAAACGACTCGAGCATGGAGGCAACAATTTTGAACATGGGGAACAGCACACGTTCCCCAAACACAACGGTTGTTGCCAACACAACAATACTGGTATCCAACACAGGGTTGTTCAATCTAGCCATGGCTCAAACCCAAGAGTTCAGCCACCATACGTGAATTCAATCAAGATGTCTCGGACCAGAAATATTCTGGTCCGGCATCCCTCATTTCGTATACGACACACCGCGATAGGTTAATGCGATCGCGTTTGTCGCCAGTGCATTAGCAGCTTCCAACCTGCGTGCTTGATACACCTTTCCCTGATAACGGAGCTGAACATCCGGCTTCACCTGCGGAGTACAAGACTTGGTGTGGGTGTTGCCCAGAAACGTCAGTTGCATGGCTTTGAAAATGACTCGCGAATTTGCGGCCATCGCCAAATAAAAAACAAGTTCGGCGCAGCACAAAATGATTTTGACAATATAAAAACGTTTAGAGCGCACCTTTAAATTGTTCCATTAGGAACATTTTAATCGCTCATATCGATTCTCTAACACATTATTTTTCTGAATGATCTAACCAGACAGGTTCGTTGACCAAACCAGACTCTCAAAACTTCAGTGCGTATCTCCTGTTTGACAGCCATGGACCAGGGCCGTGAGGATCACAGGGCTCGCGCTGTTTTGAATGGACACCCAGTCCCTGGTCACCATCGCCACACCGTTTCTGGTGTTTGGCGGTGTCTTTGCAGTGCTGTTACTGGTCTGGGATCGCTCCTGATCCATGTGGACCCCTTACGCGGACTGGATTTACACCGTGGTCAGCCTGAGTGGCCTGCTGCTGATCTGCTGGTTGGTGTTGGTGCGATCTGCCCGCTGAAATCAACCGACGATGGCTTCCATCTCAGGCTCCAACAGCACATCTCGGGCGTTGTTGTAGCGCGTCATCAGCTCAGGATCGCCACCCTTGTCGGGGTGATGCTTCACCGCGAGCAGTTTGTGAGCACGTTTCACCTGCTGCTCCGTGAGTCGTCCGGTCAGAGGCAAGCCAAGGCTCTGGCGGGCCTTGATGGCGTCGATATCAGGGTCTCGCCCCATTGGACACTGTTCGCGGCGGTGGTTGGCTTTGCCCGGCTTGCGTTTGGCACTCTTCTTGCCGGATGAACCTGCGCCACCGCCGAAACCGCCGCTACCGGCTTCACCACCCCCGAGCCCAGTCGTTTTCGCCACCGGAAGACTCACCACAAGGGCGTCACAATGACTGATCGGGGGTCCCGGCTTCGGTGATCTGCGTGACTCCCAGCCCTGAAACCCAGCAGCCAGACCATGGAGCGCGTCCGCGACTACCCCCGTCCACCACGGTTGGAAGCCTCTCAGGACCAGATCCGGGTGGAGGCTCTAGGCGAAATCCTTGTGGAGACACAACGCAGTTTGCGGGTGCTGGAGACCTTCCATCCCCCCACCTATTACTTGCCGCCGGAGGCCATGAACCAGGTGCTGCTGGTTCCCGCCCCGGGGAGGCCGTCGTTCTGTGAATGGAAGGGTGTGGCCAGCTATTACGACGTGGTGGCAGGAGAGCGGCGGCTTAATCGAGCGGTATGGACTTACAACCACCCCAGTGAACGGTTCCGCGAGCTGGCCGGGTGGTTTGCCCTCTACCCAGGACAGATGGATGGCTGTTGGGTTAACGGCGAACGGGTGACTCCCCAGCATGGGGGGTTCTACGGCGGTTGGATCACATCCCAGGTTGAAGGGCCCTTCAAGGGGGATCCCAGTCATCCGGAACTGATCTGATCTGATCAACCCAGGGGCTTGGTGGCCACCACAGCGAAGAACGGATCACCCTTGCCACCGAGCAGTCCCATTACCCCCTCACCGCGGGTCTGTTCCGCCACGATCTCTGGCTTGGGCCAGCCCTGTGCCATCAGCACCGAAGCCACATAACTGAGGTGATCACGGTCATCACCATCGGTCCAGACCTGAGGGGCCTTGGTGAAGAACATGCGGTTGCTGAAGGCCACGATCACCTGGCCTCGAGGGCGGGTGATCCGCAGCAATTCGGCGGCAATGGCTTCCGGTTGCTGCAGGTACTGCCAGCCGGCAACGATCAAGGTGCAATCAAAACTGTCGTTCTCAAGAGGCAGCACCTGATCACGATTGAGGTTCTGTACCCAATGGCGATCAAGGCTGGGATTGGCTGCCAGCTCCTCGTCGTTGAGCCCATGACCCACCACGGTGTCGTAGGTGATGTCGTCCGGCAGATGACTGACCCAGCTGCTCATCAGATCCAACACCTCGGCGCAGGGAGGGATCCGTTCTCGGTAGAGCTGCGTCAGACGCGCCCGGAAACCCGCGTCGAGATGATGAACAAAGCGAGGCTCGTTGTAAAACAGCGCGTCATCACTGCCATCCAGCTTGTAGCGCTGGGATTCCTCAAGAACGCGAACAGCAGGCATGGCTCAACCCAGTTCGAGATACCAGCGCACCACGCCCGTCAGTTGACCGACGATGTCCTGGCCTGTGAACAGTTCCCCGAGAACCGCGGCCGAAAAACCCACCATCGCGGCACGACCATTTAGGCGTTCGACGAAGGTCAGCGCCGACTGGTTCCAAGGGCGTGCTGTGGTGAGGGACTCACCGAAACGCTCCGGTTGCTCGTACTGGAAAGCCGGTCGTGTCATCGCAGCGAACAGATCCATCGGACCTTAACGGCCGTATCCGGTCGACTGGGGTAGGCAGACCAGGATCCATCCGACGAGCGTCGTTCCAGACGACCGTCTGAACAGAGCGCACGCATCGGCACAACCTTGCTCGTCCATTCGTCTCGGCCGGTTGGCTTCAGCAGCAGGCCGGCCTCGAGCTCCATGGTGTCCCCCACAGCGCGAGGCTTTCGTATGTATTCAGCAGCTTCAACACGGGCATTGCGGATGGCATCCATGAACTGCCACTCCGGCTCGGGCAGATACTCCTCACGCAGCTGTTGCATCGCCTGAGGCTCAGGCTTCGGGCTCCAGTCGGCCTGGGCGAGCGCCCCAGGCGCAACAGCCAGAACACTCAGGACCGCGACGGTCAAACGATGAAGCAACGGCACGCAATGAGCGACGAAGCATTTGATTCAATCAACAAAAAACCCCTGAATGGAGCAGGGGATGAGATTGGAACAGATTGATTCAGAACACCCGCAGGGTTGGATCCGTGGACACCAGCTGCAAGCGGCATAGCGTGATCTCCAGTGGTTCATGCACCGGAGCCTCAAAAGCGAGGGGTGTTGAAACACCTGCAACAAGCAAACTGAAGCTGACGGCCAGCAAACATTGCTGAACGGTGTTGTGTTGGGCTGTTTGGGTTGTGGTCATGGCTGACCTCCTGGGTCGTGTGGGATTTGGATCTCCCTTGAATGCATTCAGCATCAGCGAAGCGGACGATCTGCACATCCCCCAAACGGGTGAAAACCCGCGTTGGATTATTCACTCCGAATGAATTAATACCAGGAACTTTACGAAGCGTTGAAACGAAAACATGAACAAATGGTTATGGCATCAGGCAGATTGGACGTGTCATGTTGAGCGGGTCACACCTCAGAGCTCATGTCAACAATCACTGAGGGACGGACTCCCTACACCGTTCGCCACAAGAACTCCAACGGCGAGAAGCTCGAGTCCTGCTTTTACGCCAGCGATGCCTACGAAGCCCGGCTGCTGGCTATGGAATTCAACGCCTACATCAAACAGCACCCCAACTGCATCGACTCCATCCTTCAGACCAAGGCCTGATGCCTCAAGGCTCGAGCTGCTCAGCGGCAGCCCGACGGCGTTCCACCTGAAAAAACACCACCCAGGCCAGGCTCGACAGTCCACCCCCAAGCCAATCGCTGCGCAGGAGTTCCACAATCGCCACTGTGCTGGCCCCGATCCTCAGGCCCCGCAGCAGAAGATCCATCAACACAGGTGTCCGAGGTTGATCGCGCTGCATCGGCTGGATCCGGAAGTATGGCGTCACGGAAGCTTCCCATGACCTCTGATCTCCCACAGGACGCCGCAGCTGTCCTGGAGCTGGAACGCCAAGCCCGCCTTCTGGGTTCGGGGCTGACATCCCAGACCCTCTCTGGCTGCTGGTGGCTGAACACCACCTGGTCGCGTCAAGCCAAGGCAGCACCGAAGGCGTCGACGCTGCTGCTGCGCACTCTGAAGGCCTGTCTAGAGCTTGAGCAGAACGAAACAGGCCTGCGGATCGCCAACCAGGTGAACCTGGGCCCGCTGCTGCTTCGCTTCGAGGGGAGCGCCTGCCTGCTGGGTCGCCGGCCCCTGTTGCAATTCAGCTTCTCGTGCGTACGCGTGATGCTCGGTTCCTACCGACTGCTCGAGCGCTCCCTGCCCCAGCCCAAACCCCAACGGATGCCCTTCTTTGCTCTCATTGCCGTCGGCGATGACGCCCACTGGCTCTGTGCCCGCGGACGGGGCGGTGGCCTGGCGCTATGGGTGAAGGACCCTGCCATCCAGCGATGACAATCAGCGTCGCCCTGGCCGTGCTCCATCGGGATGGACGCTGGCTGTTGCAGCTGCGCGATGACATCGACTCAATCATTTATCCCGGCCACTGGGGTCTGTTCGGTGGCCATGTCGAGTCGGGAGAGTCTCCGGCTGACGCTGTTCAGCGCGAACTGGAGGAGGAAATCAGCTGGGCTCCCTCAACTCCGCTGCAGCACTGGTTCAGCGATGACAGTGGCACCCGCACGGCCCACGTGTTCCGCGGTGTGCTGACGGTGCCCCTGGAACAGCTGTGCCTTAAGGAAGGGCAGGACCTCAAACTCGCCAGCCTGGAGGAGCTCTGCAGGGAGAAGATCTGGAGTGATCACTGCCAGGAGCAGCGTCCGATCGCCCCAGGCTTGTCCATCGTCATGCGCCGTCTGCTGGCGGAGATGGATGACGCCTGAAGCCTGGTTCGACATTGAGGACGGCGAAGCCTGGCTGGGGGGTGCGCCGGTCCTGCAGTCCCTGTCGCTGCAGCTGCGACTGGGGGAATCCACCACGGTGCTTGGACCCAACGGAGCCGGCAAGAGCAGCCTGGTGAAGCTGATTGATCGCAGCCTGCATCCGATCGTCAAACCGACTGCCCACCTGAAATTGTTCGGGTCATCAACGGCGAATCTCTGGCGGTTGCGGCGACGGTTGGGGGTGGTGACCAGTGAGCTGGAACAACGCATTCCGGCTGGCTGTCCTGCTCGGGAGGTGGTGCAGTGCGGCCTGTTCGGCTCCATGCGCCTCGGACGAGACCAGGTGCCAAGCACCGCTCAACGGGACCTCAGCGACAGCCTCATCCAACAACTGGATCTGCAGTCGATCGCCGAACAACCGTTCGGGACGTTGTCGGATGGTCAGAAACGCCGTCTGTTGATCGCGCGGGCGCTGGTGCACGCTCCGGAGGTTCTGGTGCTCGATGAGCCGAGTCGAGCCCTGGATCTCAAGGCCTGCCACCAGCTGCTCAGCACCCTGCAGCAGCTCTGCCGCAAGAACACCACTGTGGTGCAGGTGACCCATCGCATAGACACGATTGTTCCTGAGATGCAGCGGGTGCTGTTTCTCTCTGGGGGCCAGATCGTGGGAGACGGCACGCCCGACGAGATGCTTCAGGACACGCCGCTCAGCACGCTGTTCGACACACCGCTGCGGGTGGTGCACGCCAATGGCTTCCGTCAGGTACTGCCGGCCTGAACAGGAGAGGCCTCGAGCCACTGCTGCAGGCTGCGCAACGGCTGATCGGGCGAACTGGTGATTTCAATGATGTGCCCACTGGAGGCCGGACTCTCCAGAGCATCGAGACAGACCCGGGCCACCAGCCGACGGGGAATGCTGCTGCTCTGCTGCTGATCCGCTCCCGTGAACACAACCCCTTCCGCCTCAGCGCGACCATCGTCCTCACTGAGGCCACCCGGACGGACGACGGTCCAATCCAGGCCACTTCGCTCCAGCCAGCGCTCACCCAGTCGTTTCCACACCAGGATCAAACCGAACAGATTCAGCGGGTGCAGCCAGCGACCCGCGCAGAGGGAACTCACCAACACCACCCGTTGGAGGCCGACCGCCCGGCAGGCCTGCACCTGAGACTGCACGCCAGCAGCGTCCACCTGCAGTGGACCAGCGAGATTGATCGATGGCCTGGCTCCCGTGGCAATGACCAATGCTGTGCATCCCTTCAAGGCATGCAGGAGCGCCTCACCCGAATTGAGATCGAGTCGTTGCACGTCGAGACGTTGATCACGCTCAGCCGCTGCCAGTGCCGGAGGCAACGTGGACTCCTGCCGCACGATGGCTCGGACGGACATGCCCCGCTGCAGGGCTTCCTCCACCACCCGCCATCCGGTTTTGCCGGAGGCACCGGACACCGCCACTCGCTGCATCAGCCGTTTGTCAGAGGTCACCAGTCAACTGCCCCTTGGACCGTCGCAGCACGCCATGGCGCGGTGCAAACAGGAAGGCCAGCAGAAACTGCGCTGTTTGAACCAAGACGATGCACCCGGCGGTGGAGCTATCGCTCCAGTAGCTGACGAACACACCGAAAACACTCGACAGGACGCTACTGATCACCGCCAGAACCGTCATGCGATCAAAGCGATCGGTGAGCAGATAGGCCGTGGCGCCAGGTGTCACCAGCATCGCCACCACCAGGATGATGCCCACCGTCTGGAGGCCAACCACCGCCGCCAGGGAGAGCAGGCCCAGCAGCATGTAATGAAGAACACCCGTGTTGATCCCGATCGAGCGGGCGTGGGTGGGGTCGAAGCAGAACAGCATCAGATCCCGCCTGAACAACAACAGCAGCAGCAACACGAGTGCGGAAATCAGCAGCGTCTGCTGAATGTCTCCGGCTGTGATGCCGAGGACGTTGCCGAACAAAATGTGGGTGAGGTCAATGTTGCTGCGGGTCTTGGACACCAGCACCAGACCGAGAGCAAAAAATCCCGTGAACACCAGACCGATCACGGTGTCTTCCTTGACCCGGGACTTCTGCTTCACAAAGCCGATCGCCGCCACCGAACCCACCCCGAAGACAAACGCCCCCAGCGAAAAGGGGAGACCCAGGGCATAGGCCACCACCACTCCGGGCAACACCGCATGGGACACGGCATCCCCCATCAGCGCCCAACCCTTCAGGGTCATGTAGCAGGACAGCAATCCGCAGACACCCCCCACCAGAGCACTTACCAACAGCGCTCTCACCATGAAGGCATGACTGAGGGGCTCCAGCAGCCAATCCATGCAGGGCAAGACAGGGTGGTGTTCATCCTCAACCATGAAAGCGACGGTTGAGCCTGCGCGAGAGCCATCAGGATGGGGGCCCAGGCTTCGGCCCGATGCCCCGCGCCTCCACCCTGATCGCCAGACCGGCCTTGCGCCGGTTGCCGACACGGCCGAGCAGGCTTGTGCAGGGGCTGATTCAACGGGTGCTTCCCCGGCTGTTCCGGCTGCAGGGCCTTGAACTGCGCAGCGGCAACGCCGCCCAGGGTCTGGCGAAGGCGTTCGCTGCTCAACAGGCAGGACAGAGCACGCTTCTGATCGCGTTCCGCCATCCCAGCACCCGGGATCCGTTGGTGCTGGCTGATCTGTTCTGGAATCGCATTCCCGCTGAGGCGGCCGCCTTGCTCCAGCCCCTGCCACGCCCGGTGGAGCTCCGCTTCCTCTACGACCGCGGCATCCCGATCTGGGCTGGCCCGGTGATCGGATGGCTGCTGCAGCGTTGCGGTGGCATCGCCATTCACCGCGGCCGACTCGACCGTCCAGCCCTTGCCCAGGCCCGCGCCACGTTGGTGCAGGGCCGCCATGCCCTGGTGGTGGCACCGGAAGGCGCCACCAACAATCTCTCCGGAGAGATGGCGCCGTTAGAGCCGGGGGTGGCGCAGCTGGCCTTCTGGGCAGCCGACGATCTCACCAAAACCAACGACAGACGGGAGCTGCAGTTGCTGCCGCTTGGCATCCGCTACAGCTGGCGCCAGCAGCGCTGGGGCGCTCTCGATCAACGGCTCACTGCTCTGGAGACCCATCTCGGCGTCGAGCCTTCAAAGAAGCCAGCTGAGGATCCGATCAGCCCACGCCGGGACCGATTGCTGCGCATCGGTGCCCACCTGATGTCGGCCCTTGAGCAACTGGAGCGCCTCAACCCCCCGGAGGGTCAAAGCCTGACGGAACGAATCGAGGCGTACCGGCTGCACGGTCTGGCCACAGCGGAAGCGCACTTTCAGCTGAAGGCCGGCGGCACCCTGCAGGAGCGCTGCCGCAGCATCGAACAGGCCGCATGGGATCGCATTTACCGGGAGGGACTGGACCAGCTGCCGACCCTCGAACGGGGCCTGGCGGACTGGGAAGCCCAGGAAGCCGATCTGCAGCTCAGCCGCATGCGGCTGGTGGAGCACTTCACCAGCGTCAGTGGTCATTACGTCAGTGATGCTCCGGACTTCGACCGTTTGGCGGAGATGCTGCTGCTGGTGGAGGAAGCGATCGGCTGGATTGAATCCAAGCCCTGGCCAGCACGGCCTTCTCTGGGACCGCAACGGGTGGAGTTGAGCCTCGGTGATCCCCTGCCGGTGCACACCCGTCTCCAGGACTACCGGCACAACAGACGTCGCGCCGTCCAGCACCTCACGCAGGCTTTGGACGACGAACTCAGCTCCCTGATCTCTCCAGCCTGAATCTTTCCTCCAGGACACCTCAATGCTCATCGCTTATCTCGTCTGCCTGCTGGCCGGGGCCGTGCTGATCAGCCTGTCCCTCGACAATGAGGGAGGTTTGGACGGTGAGGCGGGCAACCTGTCCTTGCTGTTCAGCACACCGTTCTGGTCCTTCGGACTGACGGGATTCGGGCTCTGCGGTGTGCTGATGTTGCTGTTGAGTCCGCCAGGGGCCTGGATTCCCCCCAGCGCTGTGGCTCTGCCCATGGGCTTGCTGATGGGATGGGGTGCCAATCGAGTCCTGAAGACCCTGGGCCGCCGCGAGGCCGACAGCCTGGTGCGCAGCGATGACCTGATCGGACAACAGGGCAGGGTCTCTCTGACGATTGAGGCCGGCGAGCGGGGCTTTGTGGAACTGAGCGTCCGCGGCAGCCTGATCCGTCGTCCGGCTCGCTGCCGCCAGGGACGCCTTCCCCGCGACACCAACGTTGTGGTGATCCGTGCCGATGCCAACACCCTGGAGGTGGAAGCGCTGGAAAACGCGAACTGAAGCCCCTTCAACCAATCGGCGCTATCCAGGGGTCAGCCCTGCCGCTGCCATGACGCATCCACCAGTTCTGCAGACCCAGGCCACAACACCGGCATTCCTTCCCCCCAACCGCAACCAGAGCGAGGCGGTCATCGGCGGTGTTACTGCTCTGTTAATTCTTCTGGTGGCCCTGAACCTGATCAGTCGCTGGATGATCCGGATCTGCCGGCCCAACGAAATGCTGGTGGTCACAGGAAGCCGCAGCAACCAGGGTCAGCAGGGAATGAAGGGCTACCGGGTGGTGGCCAACGGCGGCTGGACCTTTGTCAAGCCGATTCTGGAAACAGCCCGCCGCATGGATGTCACGTTGTTGCCGGTGCTGGTGGAGGTGAAGAACGCCTACTCCAAGGGGGGGACACCGCTGAACATCCAGGCGATCGCCAATGTGAAGGTGAGCAGCGATCCCGATGTGCGTAACAACGCCATCGAGCGCTTTCTCGGCCGTGATTCGGAAGAGATCGTGCAAGTGGCCAAAGAAAACCTGGAGGGCAACCTGCGCAGCGTGCTGGCCCAGCTCACCCCGGAACAAGTGAATGAGGACCGACTGCGCTTCGCTGAACGAATCGCCGATGACGTCGGCGATGACCTGCGACGACTAGGGATGCAACTGGACACCCTCAAAATTCAGAGTGTCTTCGATGACGTGGATTACCTGAACTCGATCAGCCGCCGCCGGGTGGCCCAGATCGTCCGGGATGCGGAAATCGCAGAGGCCGAGGCGATCGGAGAAGCCGAGCGCAAGGAGGCCGAGATGGAAGAAGTGGCGGAGGTGGTCCGCACCGAAGCCGACACCGTGGTGCTGGAGAAAGACAACGCGGTGCGCACCAAGGTGGCCCAGATGGAGAAGCAGGCCCGTTCCGAGGAGGAACGCACGACGGCAGCGGAACTGGAAGCAAGAGCGAAGGCCCAGCAACAGCTGCAGAAAGTGCGCTCCGAGCTGGAGCGTCTGAGGCTGGAGGCGGAGGAGGTGCTGCCTGCCCAGGCGAGGCAACGGGCGCGGGAACTGCGCGCCCGCGGTCAGGCGGCTGCCACCGCCGAGGATGTGAAGGCCAGCGCCCTGGTCAATGACCTGCTGACCCAGGTGTGGGAGGACGCCGGCAGCACCGCTGAGCTGGTGTTCCTGCTTCAGCAGATCGAGATGGTGCTCGACCAGGCCACGCGTCTTCCTTCACGACTGACCCTGAAACGGATCACCAGCCTCGATGGCAACGACGCCACCAGCCTCGCCAGCCTCGTGGCCCTGAACCACGTTGTGGTTCGCCAGTTCTTTGAGCAGGTGAAGGAGATCCTCGGCATCGACTTGCTCGCCACCCTGTCCACGACTCAGCAAGGAGACAACTGATGTTCATTGCCATCGGACTCACCGGCGCCGCCGGCATCTGGGCCTTCGTGGTGCTGCTGCGGCAGCTGTATTACATCTGTCAGCCCAGTGAGGTGCTGATCTTCGCCGGTCTGCGCCGCACCACCGGCAGCGGCCGGAATGTCGGCTATCGAACCGTGCGCGGCGGCAGTGCCCTACGCATTCCCCTTCTGGAGGAGGTGATGCGGCTCGATTTGAGCAACATGATCATCGACCTCAAGGTGGATAACGCCTACTCCAAGGGAGGCATTCCGCTGAACGTCTCCGGGGTTGCCAACATCAAAATCTCGAGCGATGAGCCCGGGATCCATAACGCCATCGAACGCCTGATCGGCAAGGAGCAGGATGAGATTCGGCACATCGCCAAGGAAACCCTTGAGGGCAACCTGCGCGGTGTGATGGCCAGCCTGACGCCGGAGCAGCTCAACGAAGACAAGGTCACCTTTGCCCGCACCCTGCTGGAGGAAGCGGAGGACGACCTGCAGAAACTGGGGCTGGTGCTCGACACCCTGCAGATTCAGAACATCTCCGACGATGTGCGCTACCTCGATTCGATCGGCCGCAAGCAACTGGTTGAACTGAAGCGTGATTCCCGCATCGCAGAAGCGGAAGCGAAGTCACAGTCAGCGGTGAAGCAGGCGGAGAACGAACGGATCACGGCACTCAGGCGGCTCGACAAGGACCTTGCGATTGCCACGGCCGATGCAGAAAAACGGGTGAAGGACGCCCTGACGCGCCGCGAGGCCCTGGTGGCGGAGGTTCAGGCTGAGGTGGGAGCCGAACTGGCCCGTGCCGAAGCTGAGGTGCCGGTGCAACAGGAACGCATCAAGCAGGTCACGCAGCAGCTCGAAGCGGATGTGATCGCCCCGGCGGAATCGGAATGCCAGACAATGATGGCCGAGGCCAAAGGTGAAGCGGCCACGATCGTCGAGCAGGGTCGCTCCCAGGCGGAAGGTCTGCGGGATCTGGTGGAGTCGCTGAAACGGTCCGGCGATGACGCCAAACGATTGTTCCTGCTGCAGAAACTCGAGCCGCTGCTGACGATGCTCAGCGACACCGTTCAGCCGATCGAGGTGGAGGAGGTGAACCTGATCGGTGAGCGGGAGGGGCAGATCAACCTGTCCCTGGCCACCCTGCTGAAACAACTGCAGCAGAGCACCGGCTTGCGTCTGCCTGTCAGCGAGAGCGAATGAAACGGTTCTTTCTGCTACAGCTTCGCCAGGATCAAACTTAAGTTTCTCTCTCCCCATGTCGCGTGCCAC is a window of Synechococcus sp. A15-24 DNA encoding:
- a CDS encoding SPFH domain-containing protein is translated as MTHPPVLQTQATTPAFLPPNRNQSEAVIGGVTALLILLVALNLISRWMIRICRPNEMLVVTGSRSNQGQQGMKGYRVVANGGWTFVKPILETARRMDVTLLPVLVEVKNAYSKGGTPLNIQAIANVKVSSDPDVRNNAIERFLGRDSEEIVQVAKENLEGNLRSVLAQLTPEQVNEDRLRFAERIADDVGDDLRRLGMQLDTLKIQSVFDDVDYLNSISRRRVAQIVRDAEIAEAEAIGEAERKEAEMEEVAEVVRTEADTVVLEKDNAVRTKVAQMEKQARSEEERTTAAELEARAKAQQQLQKVRSELERLRLEAEEVLPAQARQRARELRARGQAAATAEDVKASALVNDLLTQVWEDAGSTAELVFLLQQIEMVLDQATRLPSRLTLKRITSLDGNDATSLASLVALNHVVVRQFFEQVKEILGIDLLATLSTTQQGDN
- a CDS encoding SPFH domain-containing protein → MFIAIGLTGAAGIWAFVVLLRQLYYICQPSEVLIFAGLRRTTGSGRNVGYRTVRGGSALRIPLLEEVMRLDLSNMIIDLKVDNAYSKGGIPLNVSGVANIKISSDEPGIHNAIERLIGKEQDEIRHIAKETLEGNLRGVMASLTPEQLNEDKVTFARTLLEEAEDDLQKLGLVLDTLQIQNISDDVRYLDSIGRKQLVELKRDSRIAEAEAKSQSAVKQAENERITALRRLDKDLAIATADAEKRVKDALTRREALVAEVQAEVGAELARAEAEVPVQQERIKQVTQQLEADVIAPAESECQTMMAEAKGEAATIVEQGRSQAEGLRDLVESLKRSGDDAKRLFLLQKLEPLLTMLSDTVQPIEVEEVNLIGEREGQINLSLATLLKQLQQSTGLRLPVSESE